From the genome of Streptomyces sp. JH34:
CTGCCCGGGAGCGGGAAGCCGGGGGGTGTCCGCATGGAGCTCGTCATCAGCAACGGCGCCCCCAACGACGTGGAGGTGCTCTACACCGGTCCGGTCACCGGCACGGTGAAGCTGAAGGCGTGCGGAAGCTGCGTGCGGTTCAGCGGCGAGGCCACGGGGGCGGCGGGCGCCTGCAGGGCGAGCGGCACGTCCTACCCGAAGGCGCGCTTGCGGCTTCCTGCGGGCGAGTACCACTTCCTGTACAAGCACGGCACGGGAGCGTCCTCCGCCGTGGACAGCTACGCCTCCGGGTCCAGCGTCAAACCCGGCTACTCGTACACCAGTTGCACCTACGTCATCGAGAGGGACCCGTACGGCCTGGACCTTCCCACCCTGCCGGACCTGCTGAAGCCGGCCTCCGCACCCCGCTGAGCTCGCTGAGCTCCCTCCGCCCGGCGCGGTCACGCGTCAGGCGGAGGTGCGTTTCCGTGCGGTCTTCGTCGCCGTGGCCTTCGTCGCCGTGGCCTTCGTCGCCGTGGCCTTCGTCGCCGCCTTCTTCGCCGTGGCCTTCTTCGCGGTCTGCTTCTTCGGCGTCTTCTTCCCGGCCGGCTCCTTCGCCGCCGTTCTCTCCGCGGATGTCTCCGTGGATGTCTCCGCGGATGTCCTCTTCGCGGCTGCCTTCTTCGGTGCCGCCTTCTTCGCCGGGGTGCGCTTCGAGGCCGGCTTCTCCGCCGACGGCTTCTTCGCGCCGCCGCTCCTGCCCGAGCCGATGTGGTGGACGTCCGCGACCTCGGCGCCCTCCCCGTGTGACTCCTGCGCCGCCCGGACGCTGTTCTCCAGCGCCGCCATCAGGTCGATCACCTTGCCCTCGGGCTCCTCGGCGGTCTCCTCCGCGACGGGTTCCCCGGCCGCCTTCGCCGCGACGAGTTCCTCGACAGCCTCGCGGTAGTCGTCGTGGAGCGTCTCGAGATCGGCGTCGCCGAGAGTGTTCATCAGCGCGTCGGCAAGGTCCAGTTCCGCGTCGCGGACCTTGACGCCGGAGTCGGGGGCGACGCCTTCCGGGGCGCGGATCTCGTCCGGCCACAGCAGCCCGTGCATCGCGATGACGTCGTCGACCACCCGCAGCATGCCGAGGCGTTCCCGCCCGCGCAGCGCGTACTTCGCGACGGCGACCTTGCCGCTGCGCCTGAGGGCCTCCCGCAGCAGGGCGTACGGTTTGGCGGCCGGGACACCGTTGGCCGAGAGGTAGTACGCCGAGTCCAGCTGGAGGGGGTCGACGGCCGAGGCCGGCACGAATCCCTCGATCTCGATCGTCTTGGCGGTGGGCAGCGGCAGGGAGGCCAGGTCCTCGTCGGTCACGGGGATGACGGTGCCGTCGGCGTCCTCGTACGCCTTGACGGTCTCGGAGGCCGGCACCTCCTCCTCGTCCAGTTCACAGACCTTGTGGTAGCGGATCCGGCCACCGTCGGAGAGGTGGATCTGCCGGAACGAGATCGAGTGGTTCTCGGTGGCGTTCATGAGCTTGACCGGGATGCTGACCAGACCGAACGAGATCGAGCCGTTCCAGATGGACCTCACCGTTCACCCCTTACGCCCGCCATGACCTCATACGTACGATTTCGTGTGATTCTTATCGTATGACGCCGATCACGGAGGTGGAGGGGCGGCGCCTCGCGCTCAGCAATCTCGACAAGGTGCTGTACCCGGCCACCGGCACGACCAAGGGTGAGGTGTTGCACTACTACGCGGCCACGGCGGCGGGTGCGATGCTGCCGCACCTGCGGGACCGCCCGCTGTCCTTCCTGCGGTATCCGGACGGTCCGGAGGGGCTGCGCTTCTTCACCAAGAACCCGCCGCCCGGTACGCCCGACTGGGTGCGGACCGCCCCGGTTCCCCGCAGCGACGACCCCGACGCCCGGCAGGTGCTCGCCCAGGACCTGCCGTCGCTGATGTGGGCGGCGAACCTGGTGGTGGAGTTCCACACCCACCAGTGGCGGCAGGACTCCCCCGCCGTGGCCGACCGGATGGTGTTCGACCTGGACCCCGGCCCGCCCGCGGGCGTCGTGGAGTGCTGCGCGGTCGCCCTGTGGCTGCGGGAGCGGCTGGCCGAGGACGGACTGTCCTCGTACGGGAAGACGTCCGGTTCCAAGGGCCTCCATCTGCTCGTCCCCCTGGAGCCGACCCCCTCCGAGGAGGTGACGGCGTACGCGAGGACGCTGGCGGTCCAGGCGCAGGGCGCGCTGCCCGAGCTGGCCGTGTACCGGATGACGCGCGCGCTGCGCCCGGGGAAGGTGTTCGTGGATTTCAGCCAGAACGCCGCGGCCAAGACCACCGCCGCGCCGTACACACTGCGGGCGAGGAGCAGTCCGACCGTGTCCGCGCCCGTCACCTGGGAGGAGATCGAGGCGTGCGGGGCGCCGGACGATCTGGTCTTCCTCGCCGGTGACATGGCCGCCCGGCTGGAGCGGCACGGGGACCTCCTCGGTCCGTTGAACGATCCGGGGCAGGCCGGGGCGCTCCCCGGGTGCTGAGCCCGGGCGGCGGAACAGGGTTTGCACAGCACGTTCACAACCCCGGCGGAAGCGACGAGGAAAGGCCGCAAGGGGAGGGTGGAACGTCCCGGCCGTGGTGCACACTCTGCGCAGACGCTGCGTCGCGGGCATCCGCCCTGCCGGGGCGCAGAAGGACGTCGCAGGCAGGGAAGTCACGGGGAGGTTGTGGCGTGTTCACGGGGATCGAAGAGGTCGACTGGGCCTCGATGAAGCATGCCTACGGCACGGCCGACGACGTGCCGGGGCTCCTGTACGGGCTCGCCTCCGCCGATCCGGCGGAGCGGGAGACCGCGCTCGACGGGATGTACGGCGCCGTCCACCACCAGGGCAACGTGTACGCGTGCACCCTCGCCTGTATCCCGTTCCTCTTCGAGCTGGTTGCCGACCCCGGCGTGCGGGACCGGGGCGGCATCGTGGAGCTGCTCACCAGCATCGGCGGCATCGACCTGGACGAGGACGAGGAGGTCGACGAGCTGGACGAGGACGAGATCGAGGGCGTCGCGAACTACGCGATGGCGTCCGCCGCCGTGGCGGCGGGCTCGCCGGTGTTCTTCGAGCTCGTCGCCGACGAGGATCCCGGGGTACGGCTCGCCGCCCCGCTGGCGCTGGCCACGCTGCACGCCCGGCCGGGCAGGGTGCTCGCCCTGCTGCGGGAGAGGCTGCCGGTGGAGGCGGACGACGAGGTGCGGCTGGCGCTCGTCGAGGCCGCCGGCCGGATAGCCCTGCGCCACCGGCGGCTGGCGGAACGGGCGGCCGACTGGCTGAGCCGGCTCGCGGCGGAGGCGTATCCGCCCGGACTGCGGCTGGCCGCCCTCGCGCAGCTCGCCAGGTGCGCCCCCGAGGCGCTGCCCGGCGATGTCGTGCGGGTGGTCTCCGGTCTGCTGCGGGAACTGCGCGCGGGGCCCGCCCGTCCCGAGCCCGCCGTGGACCCGTCCGGCGGTGACGAGACCGCGACGGAGCGGGGCACGGCCCCGACGCTGGTGGGGCAGCTGCGCGAGTTGTCCGCCGAGGAGTCCGCCGGGCGCGGCACACCGTGGGCCACCGACCTGCTGCGCACCCTGCACGTCGGTCTGGACGACCGGGTGGCGGACCGTACGGCGCTGCTGTCGGACCAACTGCGCAGCCCCGACCCGTGGCAGCGCGTGGACGCCGTACGGATGAGCAGTGGGCTGATGCGGGCCTGGCGCGGGTCGTACGACGACCTGGTGCGGCTGATCGGCGCGCAGCTCTCGGACCCGGAGCCGCGGCTGGCCGAGGCCGCCTCGTACGCGCTGGAGGATCTGTTCGGCCTGGCCGCACCGGCGGGCGACGCCCTTGCCGCGCGGGTGGCGGGGGATCCGGGGGCCTGGGTCAAGGAGTGGGCGAGCGGGCCTCCGGGTCTCGGGCCGTCGGTGAAGGCACTGGCCGGGCTGGGGGACGCCCGGGTGCTGCCCGCGGTCGCGGCGGCACTGGAACGGCCGGAGGTGCCCCACGACGTGGGCTTCGCGATCCGGTGCCTGGGCGATGCGGCCGCCCCGCTCGCCGGGGTGTTGCGGCGCAGGCTGGGCGAGGTCGGGCTGGACGAGGGCGCGTAC
Proteins encoded in this window:
- a CDS encoding HEAT repeat domain-containing protein, producing the protein MFTGIEEVDWASMKHAYGTADDVPGLLYGLASADPAERETALDGMYGAVHHQGNVYACTLACIPFLFELVADPGVRDRGGIVELLTSIGGIDLDEDEEVDELDEDEIEGVANYAMASAAVAAGSPVFFELVADEDPGVRLAAPLALATLHARPGRVLALLRERLPVEADDEVRLALVEAAGRIALRHRRLAERAADWLSRLAAEAYPPGLRLAALAQLARCAPEALPGDVVRVVSGLLRELRAGPARPEPAVDPSGGDETATERGTAPTLVGQLRELSAEESAGRGTPWATDLLRTLHVGLDDRVADRTALLSDQLRSPDPWQRVDAVRMSSGLMRAWRGSYDDLVRLIGAQLSDPEPRLAEAASYALEDLFGLAAPAGDALAARVAGDPGAWVKEWASGPPGLGPSVKALAGLGDARVLPAVAAALERPEVPHDVGFAIRCLGDAAAPLAGVLRRRLGEVGLDEGAYDRASPLLAGLTALRAGEAAPEVLRVLRGAPEYRGEWLRTAALRALGSFGPAARCAVPELRRLARGTGAVATEAAEALWAVTGDAEAVLPVLTEGLRAEQARDCRAAVTALGALGPRAGVAAPRLRALLAHEELWLRVESAIALWEISGRTAEVVPVLLSAWEKNCHVRVRVAECLARMGPDGAGSDATRVLRAELLSVRRHKAMDGGYGSHDTHEDEKLLALCRRALLGHTGKGTTS
- the ligD gene encoding non-homologous end-joining DNA ligase, whose product is MTPITEVEGRRLALSNLDKVLYPATGTTKGEVLHYYAATAAGAMLPHLRDRPLSFLRYPDGPEGLRFFTKNPPPGTPDWVRTAPVPRSDDPDARQVLAQDLPSLMWAANLVVEFHTHQWRQDSPAVADRMVFDLDPGPPAGVVECCAVALWLRERLAEDGLSSYGKTSGSKGLHLLVPLEPTPSEEVTAYARTLAVQAQGALPELAVYRMTRALRPGKVFVDFSQNAAAKTTAAPYTLRARSSPTVSAPVTWEEIEACGAPDDLVFLAGDMAARLERHGDLLGPLNDPGQAGALPGC
- a CDS encoding Ku protein, with translation MRSIWNGSISFGLVSIPVKLMNATENHSISFRQIHLSDGGRIRYHKVCELDEEEVPASETVKAYEDADGTVIPVTDEDLASLPLPTAKTIEIEGFVPASAVDPLQLDSAYYLSANGVPAAKPYALLREALRRSGKVAVAKYALRGRERLGMLRVVDDVIAMHGLLWPDEIRAPEGVAPDSGVKVRDAELDLADALMNTLGDADLETLHDDYREAVEELVAAKAAGEPVAEETAEEPEGKVIDLMAALENSVRAAQESHGEGAEVADVHHIGSGRSGGAKKPSAEKPASKRTPAKKAAPKKAAAKRTSAETSTETSAERTAAKEPAGKKTPKKQTAKKATAKKAATKATATKATATKATATKTARKRTSA